In the Bicyclus anynana chromosome 6, ilBicAnyn1.1, whole genome shotgun sequence genome, one interval contains:
- the LOC112047615 gene encoding sucrose-6-phosphate hydrolase-like, which produces MILQKRKQTILISASYAPHSLTMVICKCLTLLLLVYRIEAKLTVTNDRYYPRYHLAPPAGWMNDPNGFSVYRGEYHVFYQHNPNSSFVTGTAHWGHAKSKDLLTWKHLPIAMYPNNTYDANGVFSGCALIEDDVMYLYYTAHKTYPGQAPSQIERQALAVSTDGVNVVKYENNPILLADDRQPDIRDPKVWKHGSTYYMVLGNKFQVDGADRGRVLLYSSQDKYNWTEVAIIGESDGKLGYMWECPDFFQLNGRFILLFSPQGVQPEGDKYKNLYQTGYIVGDFDYDTLVFKPLTEFQELDHGHDIYATQTILDNLGRRIVIAWFDMWENNYPEQGDGFNGQITIPRILTLTKDLHINQRPVPEIRAARTNIVRTGSAGGCATATLKNKAGEVNIRASVSKDLELFIEGTNVTLLIYYSASCGQISLDRAGDLRRTEWQPINVLILNIFIDASSIEVFCGDGEVTMSSRYFTDGDVTIRLGDNSEVDQFRVINMKSTVPIN; this is translated from the coding sequence ATGATTTTACAGAAGCGGAAACAAACTATTCTTATCTCGGCTAGCTACGCTCCGCATTCTTTAACAATGGTAATTTGCAAGTGTTTAACATTACTTCTGTTGGTTTACAGAATCGAGGCGAAACTAACGGTTACCAACGATCGCTACTATCCAAGATATCATTTAGCACCACCCGCTGGCTGGATGAACGATCCTAATGGCTTTTCAGTTTACAGAGGCGAGTATCACGTTTTCTATCAGCATAATCCTAATTCATCATTCGTGACTGGTACAGCTCATTGGGGACACGCGAAGAGCAAAGATTTACTCACCTGGAAGCACCTACCGATTGCTATGTATCCGAACAATACATATGACGCAAACGGTGTATTTTCAGGTTGTGCTCTGATAGAAGATGATGtgatgtatttatattatacggCGCATAAGACCTATCCTGGTCAAGCACCTTCCCAAATAGAACGTCAAGCTCTTGCAGTTTCTACAGATGGAGTTAATGtggtaaaatatgaaaataatccaatattactagcagacgatCGTCAACCGGATATCAGAGATCCGAAAGTTTGGAAACACGGTAGCACATATTACATGGTTCTAGGTAATAAATTTCAAGTAGACGGTGCTGATCGCGGCCGAGTGCTTTTATATTCATCGCAGGACAAGTACAATTGGACAGAAGTCGCCATTATCGGTGAATCCGATGGAAAGCTCGGTTACATGTGGGAATGTCCTGATTTCTTTCAGCTAAATGGTCGATTCATCCTTTTATTTTCTCCACAAGGAGTCCAACCCGAAGGAGATAAGTACAAGAATCTTTACCAAACAGGTTACATTGTTGGAGACTTTGATTATGACACACTAGTTTTCAAACCCTTAACAGAGTTTCAGGAATTGGATCACGGACACGATATTTATGCAACGCAGACTATCCTAGATAATCTAGGAAGGAGAATAGTCATAGCGTGGTTCGATATGTGGGAAAATAATTACCCCGAACAGGGTGATGGTTTTAATGGACAAATAACGATACCGAGAATTTTAACTCTAACAAAAGACTTGCATATTAACCAAAGACCTGTACCGGAAATCAGAGCAGCCAGGACTAATATCGTTCGTACCGGATCAGCTGGGGGTTGCGCCACTGCTACATTGAAGAATAAAGCTGGTGAAGTTAATATAAGGGCTTCCGTATCAAAGGATTTAGAACTGTTCATCGAGGGAACGAACGTGACcctactaatttattatagCGCGTCCTGTGGTCAAATATCACTAGATCGTGCGGGTGATCTGCGTCGAACAGAATGGCAACCAATTAATGTACTTATTCTCAATATTTTCATCGATGCTAGTTCTATTGAGGTATTTTGTGGCGACGGTGAAGTAACAATGTCCAGTAGGTACTTCACAGATGGAGATGTGACGATACGTCTTGGAGATAATAGCGAAGTTGATCAGTTCCGAGTGATAAACATGAAATCCACGGTGCCAATAAATTAG